A segment of the Neochlamydia sp. S13 genome:
TAAGGCTATTGAACAAGATATTGCTATATTGAAGGAAATTTTAAGAGGAAAGCCCATTAATTCTCTTACGAAAATTAGCGCTAAGAAAGTAGAAGGGTTGACGCATTCATATACTGTTTATTCTAATGGAAAGATTTCAGTTCACCTGAAAAAAGAAGAATGGATTCGCGTTGGAGATGAAATAAAAACAGGTTTGCTAGGCAAAGGGGGATATAAAAGAGCTAAGTTAATGCAAGATATAGACACTGAAGAAATTAAAGTCAGAGGAGTCTTATTCAAACCTCTTGATCAGAAGCAGCGAAAGGCTATATTTCAATTTATGGAGGAGGTAAAAGACCAACCATATATTTGCCAAATGGAGCATGTGGTTTGGGAATCAATACCTAAAAACCCTGTTTCTATCTGGAGTGGGCAAAAAACAGGGGGACGCAAGGAGGCTTTTATCTCTAAGTATTACCCCTTTTCTGGTGAAAAGATGTTCTCTTTTGCTAAAAGCAATCAGTCTTCCCAGCCACTGCATATTCCAATAGCCCTTCAACTTGCACAAGGAATCCAAAGAATGCATGAGAAAGGATGGGTTCATCGGGATCTTAAGCCTGAAAACATCTTCTTGCAATGGGATCCCTCCAATCCGGAAACAGTAGAGGCTGTGGTAGGGGATTTTGATACTGTCCATAAGAATAGCGATGCCAGCAAGAGAAGAGATTCCCTAGGCACGCCAGGTTATATCCCACCAGAATATTCAGAGGAAGAGCATGTCGAGGATGCTAGGCCTGCTGATGTTTATGCGTTAGGGGTCAGTTTGCTAGAAATGTTTATCAGCCATGGATCTGCTCCCTGGAAAGTAGGTAGGGAAGCTATTCAAATTACCTTATACTTAACAGATGCAGGGTATAAGAAGGAACTAGAAGAACTAAAACAAAAAGCGGAGAGTGATTTAGAAAGGCTCATCATAGAAATGTGCAACCCTGACCCAAGAACAAGGCCAACGATTGATGAAGTGGTGGAAAGGCTGGAGCGTATGCAAAAGCAAAATTTTTAAAATCCTTTCGCATGGCGTTGGGCCATCAATCTAAAACCATTGGAAAGGTCGGTGTCAATTCCTTTCTCTATTAATAATTGCTTGACCTTTTTAATATGGTTTTCCATTTTAGGGTTTTTAGAGCATTCACCTTGTTGAGATAATAGATGCCAATAAGCATTAAGGCCTGTTTTGCCCGTTTTATTAACGTAGGCTCCTCTTTCCAACAGGTATTCCACCATTTCAACATGGCCCTGGCAAGCTGC
Coding sequences within it:
- a CDS encoding protein kinase, with the protein product MNNDYGKVLNFWKEKESLPVTPREQVSSERKMPGQVKVSEKVKEIMAKTDYLLNRPSERGLLQRTKPEQKSNKPPQLEGKFSSEEITPASEEVKGRERSLKLEKLRRVFEKNHEGQQSQAGKAAPGKIAIPLAFMTPEEKEIRRKMKGKEKETEAVAEVSIANLDLTKEAAALSEIEEELYRLNQRLDEKRLDEKPSLEDLNAIREELSDLEKILSEEKFKLSPERDDLCLQVGNLGKKLNEARKSASELEKFQLSRLIPKISLPQSNLEQLSEELDKILENLVVDVEVESTHSAQLATVEGQISQPLKMMGEKSKQFDFKAIEQDIAILKEILRGKPINSLTKISAKKVEGLTHSYTVYSNGKISVHLKKEEWIRVGDEIKTGLLGKGGYKRAKLMQDIDTEEIKVRGVLFKPLDQKQRKAIFQFMEEVKDQPYICQMEHVVWESIPKNPVSIWSGQKTGGRKEAFISKYYPFSGEKMFSFAKSNQSSQPLHIPIALQLAQGIQRMHEKGWVHRDLKPENIFLQWDPSNPETVEAVVGDFDTVHKNSDASKRRDSLGTPGYIPPEYSEEEHVEDARPADVYALGVSLLEMFISHGSAPWKVGREAIQITLYLTDAGYKKELEELKQKAESDLERLIIEMCNPDPRTRPTIDEVVERLERMQKQNF